A genomic window from Motacilla alba alba isolate MOTALB_02 chromosome 2, Motacilla_alba_V1.0_pri, whole genome shotgun sequence includes:
- the LRRC3B gene encoding leucine-rich repeat-containing protein 3B, producing MHLVDLWLTRSLSMCLLLQSFVLMILCFHSASMCPKGCLCSHSGGLNVSCSNANLKEIPRDLPPETVLLYLDSNQITSIPNEIFKDLHQLRVLNLSKNGIEFIDEHAFKGVAETLQTLDLSDNRIKSVHKNAFNNLKARARIANNPWHCDCTLQQVLRSMASNHETANNVICKTSVLDEHAGRPFLNAANDADLCNLPKKTTDYAMLVTMFGWFTMVISYVVYYVRQNQEDARRHLEYLKSLPSRQKKPDEADDISTVV from the coding sequence ATGCATTTGGTAGACCTGTGGTTAACTCGTTCCCTCTCCATGTGTCTGCTCTTACAAAGTTTTGTCCTCATGATACTGTGCTTTCATTCTGCCAGTATGTGCCCAAAAGGCTGCCTCTGTTCCCACTCCGGAGGTCTGAACGTCAGCTGTAGCAATGCAAACCTCAAGGAGATACCCAGAGATCTTCCGCCAGAAACAGTCTTACTTTATTTGGACTCGAATCAGATAACATCTATACCCAACGAAATTTTTAAGGACTTGCACCAATTGAGAGTCCTCAATTTATCAAAAAATGGGATTGAGTTTATTGATGAACATGCCTTTAAAGGGGTGGCAGAAACCTTGCAGACTCTGGATTTGTCCGACAACCGGATTAAAAGCGTGCACAAAAACGCTTTCAACAACCTGAAGGCCAGGGCCAGAATTGCCAACAACCCCTGGCACTGTGACTGCAcgctgcagcaggtgctgcgGAGCATGGCCTCCAACCACGAGACGGCCAACAACGTCATCTGCAAGACCTCTGTGCTGGATGAGCATGCAGGGAGACCCTTCCTCAATGCTGCCAACGACGCCGACCTCTGCAACCTCCCTAAAAAGACTACTGACTACGCCATGCTGGTCACCATGTTTGGCTGGTTCACCATGGTGATCTCCTACGTGGTTTACTACGTCCGACAGAACCAGGAGGATGCAAGGAGGCACCTTGAGTACTTGAAATCCCTGCCAAGCAGGCAAAAGAAACCAGACGAAGCTGATGACATTAGCACTGTGGTATAG